AGCAGCCTTTCCCGCGCATTGTGCAGCGAGAATACGGCCTTGCGGTTGAAGAAGATGCCTTCCGACAGAAGCCGGTAGCAGGCGCGCATGGTGTGCAGCAGGATGATGTTGTGCGCGGCTTCGCCGACGGCATTGTGAAACTCCACATCCGCCACCAGCTCGTCCTCTGGCTGCGCCTCGGCATGGGCGCGCCGCATGTCCTCGATGATGCGTGACAGAAGCGCCTTGTCGGTCTCCGTTGCACGCTGGGCCGCAAGCTCCGCCGTCAGGCCTTCAAGCTCACGGCGATACTCGAGATAATCTCGCGTTGCCCGCGCATGCCGCGAGATGAGGTCGGTGATCGGCTTGGAAAAGACCTGGCCGATGATGTCGGCGACAAATGTGCCACCGCCATGATGGCTGACAAGCAGCCCTCGGCTTTCCAGCTCTTTCAGCGCATCCCGCAAGATCGGTCGCGACACCTCGAGCGACTGGGCAAGTTCCCTTTCCCCTGGCAGCCGGTCCCCGTCGCGCAACACGCCGTCAAGGATCAGAAGCTCGATCTGCTGGACCACCTCGTCTGCGGTCCGGCTGTGGCTCACGCCTGAAAACAGGCTGTCTTCATCGTCTGTCATCACGCTCTCCATGCCGTTTCATAACAAGCCTTGCAACAATTGGTCAATTTTATTGTCCACTTCATCTTTTGCAGATGAAGCCATGGGCAAAGGCTGTGACGTTTGTGCCTTTGCGCTGGCGTCGCGGCACTGTTAGCTTGATCCCGGGCCAAGGGAGACAGCTGCGTGGCAAAGGGTGATTTCGCATTTCCGATGGCGCCGGAGCGCGCATTGGCGCTCGGTGAAATCCACGCGAGGCCGTATGCGCTGGTGAAATCCAGCCGGGTGATCTTTCAGCTCGCCTTCATGATGGATGGCGGCTCGGCCGTACATTACGCGGCCATTTCCGAACTGTCCCGCGCCCGCGGCGTGGCTCCACCGGACAAGCAGGGGCGCTATCACGCGCTCGCCTGGGGGCAGGGAACCCTGCGCTGGGAGCGTCACACGGAATTCTCCACCTGGTTCTGGGATGGCCCCCTGCCGGAGACCTTCGGCGGTGATGTGCCGATCCATCCCTTCGGTGACGGCTTCATTGCGCCTGGTCCGCTGATCTCCGGCATCCGCTTGGAAATGCGCCCCGATGGTTCCGAGATTGCCGACGCACGCGCAGCCTTCGATCCCGCGAGCCTTTGCTACAGCGAACTCAAGAACGGTCAGGCGGCGGTGCTCACCGACTTCCGTCAGGACGGGCATGGTCTCACGCAGATCCTCGTCATTGATCGCGGCATGACGGAAGCCGGTCGCGGCGCCGTCGTCCAGCGCCTGCTCGACATCGAGACCTATCGCACCATGGCCATGCTCGGCCTCCCGCTCGCACAGACGCTGTCACCGGAAATGCGCCGCATCGAGGATGGCCTGACGGCCGTCACCCAGCGCATGAAGGCCCATGCCCGCAATGAATCTGATGAAATGCTGTCGGAACTCACCCGGCTTGCGGCGGAGCTGGAGGCCGATGCGGCGCTCAGTCTTTATCGCTTCGGCGCCAGCCGCGCCTATGACGGCATCGTGCGCGAGCGCATCAAGACACTGGACGAGACGCCGGTCCCGGGACACGAGACGCTCGGTGCTTTCCTGGAAAGACGGCTGGCACCGGCCATGCGCACCTGTCAGTCGATCGAGGAACGTCAGGCGAACCTCTCGCGAAAACTCTCACGCGCCACGGCCCTTGTCCGCTCCTGGATCGATGTGGAGTTGGAACGGCAGAATTCCGACCTCCTGGCGGCCATGAACAGTCGTGCCGAAATGCAATTGCGCCTGCAACAGACGGTCGAAGGGCTCTCCGTCGCTGCCATCTCCTACTATGTCGTCGGTCTCGTCGGTTATGCCGCCAAAGCCATCCCGCACGATCTCCTGCCCTTCGATACGGCCATCATTACCGGCATTTCGGTGCCGTTCGCGGTCCTCGGCGTCTGGTGGGTGGTGCGGCGAATCCGCCGCAGCCATGAACGGCCGGCCTGATCAGCGCTTGCTGCCTGCCGCTGCCGGTCGATATAAGGCGACAGACAGTTGCGGATGACAGGCGGAATGGCGAAGCAGACCAAGGCGAAACTCGACAAGAAGGGGCTATCAGGTCTTGGTCTTGAGAAACTGGTCGATATCCTCCTGGAGGAGTCTGCGGCCAACAAGGCCCTGAAGGCACGGCTCCAGACGGCGCTGGCCGGCGAAACCGGGCCGGACGAAATGGCCCGGCTCATCGACAAGCGCCTCGATGCGATCGACCAGGCGACGACGCGCATCAATCGCGCCCGCGCCCGTGATCTCGCCGGCGAATTTGCAGCCCTTGCCCGCAACATTCTCTCCGAACTTGGCGGAGCCGATCCTCAGGCTGCAGCGGAGCGTATCCTGCGCTTCCTTGGTCTGCGCTTCCCCGTCTCGGCCCGCTTGGCGACCGACAATGCCCGGCTCTGGAAGGTCTTTGAGGATACGGAACTCGCAGCGATTGATCTGATCAAGAGCGTCGGTGCTGAGGAGCAGGCCCTGCTAGTTGCCCATCTGGAACGACTGCGGCTGCGCGACCGCTACGGCGAACACACCGGTTTCCTCAGGGCATTGACCGGCGTTGTTTCGGCACCGGCGGCCAAGGCCTGGCGCACCGTGCTGGCTGAGCTTGTTCCAAGCGAGCCCTTGAAGCTCGGTGCCCTCGATCTCCTGCAATCACTCGCTTTGCACCAGGGCGATATCGATCACTTCCTTGCCCTCGAATGTCAGAAGCCCGACAACAGGCGCGACACGCTTGCGGTTGCCGACATGCTGCACAAGGCAGGCCGATTCGAGGTTGCCTTGGAATGGGTGCGCGAGCGCCCGCGCGGCGTGCGTCTCATCCCGGTCAACGGCGTGCTCGCCTCTGTCGGCCCCGACTATGGTGCCCATGAGCGCCGCCTGCTCGAAGCCGAGATCCTCGATAAATTGAAGCGCCGCGAAGATGCGCAGGAACTGCGCTGGCGGGAGTTTGCCGAAACTCTCGATCCTGGTGTCCTCAAGCTCTACCTCTCGAAGCTCGACGATTTTGCCGAATTCGATGAGCTGGACCGGGCACTCGCGCTCGCTAAGGAACACGAGGATATCTATCTCGGTCTCGACTTCTTCCTCGCCTGGCCGCGCCTCGATCTCGCCGCAGCCCATGTGCTGCGCCACCGCCACGATTGGGAGGGCCGCCACTACGACGACCTCGCCCCTGCCGCCGAAGCCCTGTCTGCCAAGGAGCCGCTGGCCGCCGTCGTGCTCTACCGTGTACTGGTCGAAGATATCCTGCGACGTGGCATCGGCATGGCCTATCCGCATGCCGGCCGCTATGTCGGCGAACTCGCACGCCTCATGCCGAACCTGCCCGAAGGTCACGGATTGTCGACCCACGCCGCCTTCCTCGCGGAGCTAAGGCGCAGTCATTCGAAGAAATACGGCTTCTGGAGCTCGGTGCCGGGCGGGTTGTCGGGTCAGCCCTAGCGCTCCCAATAGGGCACCGGCCCGTAGAGCTCAGCCAGATAGTCGATGAACAGCCGCACCTTGGCCGGCAGAAACTGGCGGCTCGGATAGACGGCCGACAGCGCCACGTTGCGCGAGCTTTCATACTGCGGCAGCACCTGTACGAGCTTGCCGCTCTTCAGTTCCGCGCCGACATCCCAGGTCGAGCGCAGCGCAATCCCCAGACCGGCGATAACGGCTTCGCGGATGACCTCGCTGGAATTGGTGATCAGCATACCCTCCGGACGCAGCGTGACTGGCCCGGTCGGACCTTCCAGCCGCCAGGAGTCGTGGTTGTGTGCTGGCAGGCAGCGATGCTTCTTCAGGTCGTCGAGGGTTTCAGGCGTCCCGTGTGCAGCAAGATAGCTTGGAGCCGCACACAGCACCCGACGCACGGGCGCGAGCCTGCGCGCAACGAGCGAGGAATCGTTCAGCTCGGCGATGCGAATGGCGATGTCGAAGCCGCCACCGACAATGTCGGTAAACTCGTCCGACAGCACCAGATGGATCGCGAGATCCGGATGCGCCTGCATGAAGGGCTTCAGATGCGGCGCCACATGCATGCGGCCGAAGGAGGTCGATGCGGAGATCTTCAAGGTCCCGTTGACCTCGGAGGAGCGACCGGACGCAAAGGCTTCCGCCTCTTCCAGTCCGCCCAGCACCGTCAGCACCCGCTCGTGAAATCCCTGGCCCGCCTCCGTCAGCGAGATCTGCCGTGTCGTTCGCTGCAAAAGCCGGGTGCCAAGCTTGTCCTCCAGCCGCTTGATGCGCTTGGAGACGACGGCCGGCGAGAGGCCGAGATCACGCGCTGCCGTCGACATGCTGCCGGCTGCAATCACCCGGACGAAGACTTCGAGATCGCCGAGATTGGTCATGAATGGATGCCACTGTTTCCGTTTTCGTCATAAGTGCATAGCATTTGCCCTGCGAAAGTCCTAGTGGTAAGAAAAATGAACCAGTTGAGATGCACGTGCTGCGCCGCTAGGATCAGGACAAAGAGGGGAGACTGTCATGACCGAGGCCATCGCCTTTTTGCCGCCGAGGCAAGCGGTGCTGTCGCGCCGCGCCGAAATCCTCGACGATCTCAAGGAACTGGTGCCCGCAGGCCGCCTCGTGGAGGAGCGAAACGCCCTCGTGCCCTTCGAAACGGACGGCTTCATCGCCTATCGTCGCCGCCCGCTCGCCGTCGTCCTGCCCGAGACGACAGCCCAGGTGGCTGCCGTGATGAAATACTGTCATCGCTACGGCATCCCCGTCGTGCCCCGCGGCGCCGGCACTTCGCTCTCGGGCGGTGCGATCCCGCAGGAAGATGCCGTCGTCCTTGGCCTCTCGGCCATGACGCGGATCATCGAGGTCGACTACGCCAACCGCTGCGCCACCGTCCAGGCGGGCGTCACCAACCTCGCGATATCCGATGCCGTCGGTGCAGACGGCTATTTCTACGCGCCCGATCCGAGCTCCCAGCTTGCCTGCACCATCGGCGGCAACATCGCCATGAATTCCGGCGGCGCCCACTGTCTGAAATACGGTGTCACCACCAACAACCTGCTCGGCGTGAAGATGGTCCTCGTCGACGGCACGGTGGTCGATCTCGGCGGCAAGCATCTGGACGCCGAGGGTTATGATCTGCTCGGCCTTGTCTGTGGCTCCGAGGGCCAGCTCGGCATTGTCACCGAAGCCACCGTTCGCCTGCTCGCCAAGCCAGAAGGCGCACGCCCCGTGCTCTTCGGTTTTGACAGTGCGGAGGACGCTGGCTCCTGTGTTGCCGATGTCATCGGCGCCGGCATCATTCCTGTTGCCATCGAATTCATGGACAAGCCGGCGATCGAGATCTGCGAGGCCTTCGCCAAGGCCGGATATCCACTCGATGTCGAGGCCCTGCTGATCGTCGAGGTCGAGGGGTCCGAG
This DNA window, taken from Peteryoungia algae, encodes the following:
- a CDS encoding LysR family transcriptional regulator, whose protein sequence is MTNLGDLEVFVRVIAAGSMSTAARDLGLSPAVVSKRIKRLEDKLGTRLLQRTTRQISLTEAGQGFHERVLTVLGGLEEAEAFASGRSSEVNGTLKISASTSFGRMHVAPHLKPFMQAHPDLAIHLVLSDEFTDIVGGGFDIAIRIAELNDSSLVARRLAPVRRVLCAAPSYLAAHGTPETLDDLKKHRCLPAHNHDSWRLEGPTGPVTLRPEGMLITNSSEVIREAVIAGLGIALRSTWDVGAELKSGKLVQVLPQYESSRNVALSAVYPSRQFLPAKVRLFIDYLAELYGPVPYWER
- a CDS encoding DUF3422 family protein; this encodes MAKGDFAFPMAPERALALGEIHARPYALVKSSRVIFQLAFMMDGGSAVHYAAISELSRARGVAPPDKQGRYHALAWGQGTLRWERHTEFSTWFWDGPLPETFGGDVPIHPFGDGFIAPGPLISGIRLEMRPDGSEIADARAAFDPASLCYSELKNGQAAVLTDFRQDGHGLTQILVIDRGMTEAGRGAVVQRLLDIETYRTMAMLGLPLAQTLSPEMRRIEDGLTAVTQRMKAHARNESDEMLSELTRLAAELEADAALSLYRFGASRAYDGIVRERIKTLDETPVPGHETLGAFLERRLAPAMRTCQSIEERQANLSRKLSRATALVRSWIDVELERQNSDLLAAMNSRAEMQLRLQQTVEGLSVAAISYYVVGLVGYAAKAIPHDLLPFDTAIITGISVPFAVLGVWWVVRRIRRSHERPA
- a CDS encoding FadR/GntR family transcriptional regulator translates to MTDDEDSLFSGVSHSRTADEVVQQIELLILDGVLRDGDRLPGERELAQSLEVSRPILRDALKELESRGLLVSHHGGGTFVADIIGQVFSKPITDLISRHARATRDYLEYRRELEGLTAELAAQRATETDKALLSRIIEDMRRAHAEAQPEDELVADVEFHNAVGEAAHNIILLHTMRACYRLLSEGIFFNRKAVFSLHNARERLLEQHVAIHDAILAGDPEAAKAAAQAHIDFVMRAADESARAGEWGRVAKLRLIRRDGSRGTRTTAPSRTETKP
- a CDS encoding FAD-linked oxidase C-terminal domain-containing protein — protein: MTEAIAFLPPRQAVLSRRAEILDDLKELVPAGRLVEERNALVPFETDGFIAYRRRPLAVVLPETTAQVAAVMKYCHRYGIPVVPRGAGTSLSGGAIPQEDAVVLGLSAMTRIIEVDYANRCATVQAGVTNLAISDAVGADGYFYAPDPSSQLACTIGGNIAMNSGGAHCLKYGVTTNNLLGVKMVLVDGTVVDLGGKHLDAEGYDLLGLVCGSEGQLGIVTEATVRLLAKPEGARPVLFGFDSAEDAGSCVADVIGAGIIPVAIEFMDKPAIEICEAFAKAGYPLDVEALLIVEVEGSEAEMDAMLAAIVEIAKRHGVKIVRESQSANEAALIWKGRKSAFGATGRIADYICMDGTVPLSQLAYVLRKTSEIIDRYGLRVANVFHAGDGNMHPLILYNINDPEDAAKAEAAGMEILKLCVDAGGCLTGEHGVGIEKRDLMLHQFTQVDLDQQMAVRSAFDADWILNPSKVFPLEGRG
- a CDS encoding DUF6880 family protein, with the translated sequence MAKQTKAKLDKKGLSGLGLEKLVDILLEESAANKALKARLQTALAGETGPDEMARLIDKRLDAIDQATTRINRARARDLAGEFAALARNILSELGGADPQAAAERILRFLGLRFPVSARLATDNARLWKVFEDTELAAIDLIKSVGAEEQALLVAHLERLRLRDRYGEHTGFLRALTGVVSAPAAKAWRTVLAELVPSEPLKLGALDLLQSLALHQGDIDHFLALECQKPDNRRDTLAVADMLHKAGRFEVALEWVRERPRGVRLIPVNGVLASVGPDYGAHERRLLEAEILDKLKRREDAQELRWREFAETLDPGVLKLYLSKLDDFAEFDELDRALALAKEHEDIYLGLDFFLAWPRLDLAAAHVLRHRHDWEGRHYDDLAPAAEALSAKEPLAAVVLYRVLVEDILRRGIGMAYPHAGRYVGELARLMPNLPEGHGLSTHAAFLAELRRSHSKKYGFWSSVPGGLSGQP